Genomic window (Vigna radiata var. radiata cultivar VC1973A chromosome 1, Vradiata_ver6, whole genome shotgun sequence):
TGTTCACGCAACCATTTCATACATTTCCTGATGTCTTTTGCAGTGGATGCCCGGAGGAGCTCAGGGAGGCCATATCATCTCTGATGTTTGCCGCAGCAAGATTTTCTGATCTACCAGAGTTACGGGAACTTAGACAAATATTTCAGGATAGATATGAAAGTTCCTTAGAATGTTACGTCAATCAAGAGGTCACTTCATCACACCTTTTTTTTGTCTTGAGAATGTTACATATTTATGACTTACTCTTGAACTAATGCATTAAATTGCCAATTATCAGTTTGCTACAAATTTGAATTCGAAGTCTGCTACGTTGGAGAAAAAGGTTCAATTGATGCAGGATATTGCTTCAGAGTTCTCAATAAAATGGGATTCCAAAGCTTTTGAACAGAGGATGTCAAAATCCTCTGTTTCTGTACAGGTGCTGTCCTCATCCATTGTTCTCAAATGGATTGATTTTGCCTTTGTCTTGTAAAATTACTTTCCACCATGCATTTAATTTGCAGTTGGGAATCATTTTTGAGAATATGTGAAATTTAATTGTAGTTACATTCcactaatttatttatatatttgctAATGCAGGACCGCGGTAATTTTAAGTCTAACCACAATAGTGATCGCAGCATACCGTTACAAGGTAACGATGCTACCCTGAAAGGAGTCAAGTTTGAAAGAAGTCATGACCATCCTCATGACAGGCACAAATTTCAGAATGGAAAGGAAGCTCTCTCAAAAGGAGATGAAGATTATCTTCGTTCTAAATCCAAACTCCCGAATTCTGAAAATGGATTCAAGCCACTAAGCAGTTATGATGAAGTCAATTTGAAAAGGGATAACCATGGCAGTCCATTACCTGGAAGAGAAGAGCTTACTTCTAAGACCCGGGATACAGGAGGGTATTGGAAGGAGTGTAGTATGCTAAAACCAATTGGATGTTCTTCCAAGGATACAAAAGAGAAACAAGTTGAAGGTGGTTCCAATCTGCATGATGGTTGGGGGAATGCTAGGCAAGTAAAAGAAAGGCAGGACACTAAGACTGCTAGGAAATCTCCTGTTCATGCACGATTTATTTCAAAGAATGGTGGCATACTTGATGTTGATAACTCGGAGAGAAAATGCCAAAAGGATGAAACTCCTCAGGTAAAGCCCCCCTTCAATAATGCCATCCCACCTGCTTATCCAAGAGAGGAACAATTTGAAGGTGGTTCCAATCAGCATGGTTGGGGGAGTGCTAGACGTGTAAAAGAAAATCAGGACGCTGTCACTGCTAGGAAATCTCCTGGTCATGCAGGATCTCGTTCAAAGAACAATACAAATGAGCCATTTGCTGTTAATGATGGTGGCCCACCTGTTGTTGATAACTCTGAGAGAAAAACTCAAAATGATGAAACTCCTAGGGTAAAGCCCTTTGCCATCCCACCTCCATATGTAAAACCTAATTCAAAAGTGAAGAACCGAACGCATGGAACCAATTCAGTTCCATCTAATATTGACAGTAATGGCATCCCTGCTTACCCTTTGGTACATGAAAAGTTTGATGCTTCTCCTACAATGCACAGGATCCAATCAGGCTTGGATGATTCTGAACGGGATTTGCAGGCGATTAGACATGCAGCGAGACCGAGTAAACATGGTCATGAAAAAGAACGCATTGTTCAGGAAGATGCTACAGAAGTAgttctaaaacaaaaatcttCGAGACGGAAGCACTCAAAATCAAGATCATCCATTTACGATGACGCCAGTAGTGAAGATGCTGAAGTTGTGAGAAAACATAGGAgcaggagaagagatgaagaaaaaCGTGGCCTGCAAATTCTGTTTGATGATGAGCGGCACAAAAATGATGAAGAGGAAAGGATAATAGATAGATTACTGATTCATTACAGCAAAAAGCCATCCATCAATGTGCCTGAAAAAGCTAGAAGAAAGTCTCGAAGTCGCCATGCCCATCAAATAGATAAGGATGGAAGCAGGGAGGGACCTGATGAGACACCAGAGATGGTTACTCGTCCACCAAGATCAGTTTCACTTCCCCGTGATCAAACAGAAGCGGTGGAAGTTAAAAAGGTATTTGCTCGTGCTGCTTCGTTTCAGCCTGAGAGATCGAACGAAGCTCGGCATGTACATCCCAACTTACCTGACTGTGATGATTTAGCTGCTAGGATTGCAGCCTTGAGAGGAACATAAATGATAGAATCGTGATGAGTAAGTACTCCCCTACCATGATTGCAGTGATTATGAACATCGTGCATCAATCTCACGTACCATTGGTAATGTTGAAGACTGCTCCTACTGTGGTGCTTTAATTTTCAAGTGTTGACCGCGCCAGAGCCATATTATTGATCAGCCGTGGCTGTTCCTTTGTTGCTGACAATTTCTGTGTTgtcataattttttctaatgATGGCTATGCACAAAGTTCGTTCAACTTTATTAACTTATTGTGTTTGTAACAGCAGAAAATGGTATTCCTATTTTCTTGAGTGAAGTAAAAGTTGAGATATGTGGTTTTGTGTCAAAGTTTACTTTactatatgtatacatatatattgttGTAGTAGAATTGGTACCCTATCTTCCTATATGAATTTCGTTGAAAGAATATCACTATTACGGTATTACTTTTGTTGCAGCGGTTATATTTATTTGTGGAAAAACAACGTGAAATTGGTCTTGAAATGGTCAATGTGGTGGAAGTATGGTAGTAGAGTTATTTCTCTTATATTTAAGGATGTTTTACTACAACGTAGATCAAAACAAAGATTAACCAGTTAACTAGAAAGTGGTGCTGTCATGTGATGCAAAGGTGAAGAGAGCATGTTAGTCTTTTCCTAGTATTGTAGGGTGCAGTTACTGATTATGGGGTTCAGGAAGCAATAGCCGACGCCACAACTTAACGGGCCCAGGCCCTGTTTGAGGAAGGATTTCATCTAACCGGCCCAATTGAAACTACTCTCAATGATTTTTTCGGGTTTTACGTCATTATAATGCGAAATAAGGTAAACATATCCCAACGTAAACTTCTCATCTCAAGGTGAAAAGTAGACAGTAACACTAATAAGAATCAATCTGACATTGTCAGAGGTTGTAAGGCCTGCGATTAATCACTtcacagataaaaaaaaaaaacatattttcaaaacatttttttacaacattttaataattgattcaatcacaataatcataaatattaacataaatcaATTACGTAATAATCAcctaataataacatataaatagtattaaaatattataaaaaaatggtcaaatatcattattaaaaaaaatatgctttATAACATGACAacttttatagaaataaaattattttaacaaatttactTTGCTCTTCCCAATAATTGTCACCCATTTTTAAGATTCCCTTGAGCAGAAGAACTCCATTGCACAAAACCTCTGCTACACAAAAGTACCATTTCCCGCCACAAAATCCCATTCTTCatcctctctctttctcttcctctttttcccGCCACATATATCTTCCACAACAACAGAAAAAGACAATGCTAAATACAAAACCTTACACTTCCAAACTCCAAAACAAGATGAAGGCCACATCCAAATTCATCATGGCAGCAACCTTGGTTATGGTGGTAACCCTTGCCATTGTTCTAGGCCTCATTCTAGTGCTTCTCGCTGAACTCTACTGTTCTCTCTTACTCCACCGCCGCCACCTCAGAAAAAAACCCATCTCCAACACCACCATCCCCACCTCCGCCACTCCACCCACCACAACAATATCAAAGCCTCCACCTTTACTCACACCACACTctcctccttctcctccttctcctcctcctcctcccttCGCCAGTGCTTACTCACAAGGGGTTCTCCAAGCCCCCAGAAGCTTCCTTTTCCCATGCAAAGATGAACAAAACCCAACCCCTCGTGGCATTGGCcttgtttctctctcttcacCATCTCCACTGGCATCATTCTTGGCAAGAGCTCCTCCGCCTCAGTCTCTTCAACCTGCCGCCGATGAGAAGCCTTGTGGCGGCGGAGTGGAGCACCTTGTGTACATTTCCAACCCCATTTACGAGAACGAGTTAGAGGCAAAAGCAAGTAGAGTGAACACCCCGTTTGAGACACCGAACACTTCGCCCTCTCGTTTAAGTGGCTCTTCCGGGGAAGATGACGATCGTAACGGTGGCGGTTCTTGTGGTTGTTCTCATTCACCACCTTCACTCACACCTCCTCTCACCCCTATGAAGAAACTCCCCGCAGAAGGCTCTTCTGTTTCTCTTAGAGATGCCACCTCCTTAGGTACTTCAGGCAGTGATACTCACAGCATCAATggcccttcttcttcttcttcctcggaCACCCCTTCTACTTCTCCTTCGTGGTGATTATCATGTGCTATGGTTCCAACCAGAACTGTGTTATCTATGAGAAACTGCTGACAGAACTCATTGTGTATCACTTAGAACTTGATCAAGCTATGGAATCATTGGGAATCACGTGACATTTTTTTCTAGAATCATGTCTGTTGATTCGGTTTG
Coding sequences:
- the LOC106768340 gene encoding putative proline-rich receptor-like protein kinase PERK11; this translates as MLNTKPYTSKLQNKMKATSKFIMAATLVMVVTLAIVLGLILVLLAELYCSLLLHRRHLRKKPISNTTIPTSATPPTTTISKPPPLLTPHSPPSPPSPPPPPFASAYSQGVLQAPRSFLFPCKDEQNPTPRGIGLVSLSSPSPLASFLARAPPPQSLQPAADEKPCGGGVEHLVYISNPIYENELEAKASRVNTPFETPNTSPSRLSGSSGEDDDRNGGGSCGCSHSPPSLTPPLTPMKKLPAEGSSVSLRDATSLGTSGSDTHSINGPSSSSSSDTPSTSPSW
- the LOC106773795 gene encoding uncharacterized protein LOC106773795, whose amino-acid sequence is MLDGLLGRGFSPKCKSLIKLTKNRIDVIRRKRKATEKFLTKDIADLLANGLDVNAYGRAEGLFVELTLSSCYDFIEQSCESVLKHLSVLQKVSGCPEELREAISSLMFAAARFSDLPELRELRQIFQDRYESSLECYVNQEFATNLNSKSATLEKKVQLMQDIASEFSIKWDSKAFEQRMSKSSVSVQDRGNFKSNHNSDRSIPLQGNDATLKGVKFERSHDHPHDRHKFQNGKEALSKGDEDYLRSKSKLPNSENGFKPLSSYDEVNLKRDNHGSPLPGREELTSKTRDTGGYWKECSMLKPIGCSSKDTKEKQVEGGSNLHDGWGNARQVKERQDTKTARKSPVHARFISKNGGILDVDNSERKCQKDETPQVKPPFNNAIPPAYPREEQFEGGSNQHGWGSARRVKENQDAVTARKSPGHAGSRSKNNTNEPFAVNDGGPPVVDNSERKTQNDETPRVKPFAIPPPYVKPNSKVKNRTHGTNSVPSNIDSNGIPAYPLVHEKFDASPTMHRIQSGLDDSERDLQAIRHAARPSKHGHEKERIVQEDATEVVLKQKSSRRKHSKSRSSIYDDASSEDAEVVRKHRSRRRDEEKRGLQILFDDERHKNDEEERIIDRLLIHYSKKPSINVPEKARRKSRSRHAHQIDKDGSREGPDETPEMVTRPPRSVSLPRDQTEAVEVKKVFARAASFQPERSNEARHVHPNLPDCDDLAARIAALRGT